A genomic segment from Desulfonatronum lacustre DSM 10312 encodes:
- the radC gene encoding RadC family protein yields the protein MDKHYIGHRKRLKDRLARSSQGLADYEVLELLLGYALPRRDTKELAKALLARCGSLRGLFHAAPEDLADVQGMSPSVNVLLSVWREFWSRVQEGLIQDREVFSHPRIVADFAIARLGRERTEQFWVALVDNKNRLVHWQRVSQGTVDQTPVYPREILRLVLQHQASGLILVHNHPGGDPKPSVQDQELTKKMQRAAQEMDIRVLDHIVVTDHDYFSFQAQGLL from the coding sequence ATGGATAAACACTACATTGGACACCGAAAACGACTGAAAGATCGCCTTGCCAGGAGTTCCCAGGGCTTGGCGGACTATGAAGTCCTGGAGTTGCTGCTTGGTTACGCCTTGCCCCGGAGGGACACCAAGGAGCTGGCCAAGGCGTTGCTGGCCCGGTGCGGATCGCTGCGCGGACTGTTTCATGCCGCTCCAGAGGACTTGGCGGACGTTCAGGGGATGAGCCCCAGCGTGAACGTGTTGCTGAGCGTCTGGCGCGAGTTTTGGAGTCGGGTCCAGGAAGGCTTGATCCAGGACCGGGAAGTGTTCAGCCATCCCCGCATCGTGGCGGACTTCGCCATCGCCCGGCTTGGCCGGGAGCGGACCGAGCAGTTCTGGGTGGCCCTGGTGGACAACAAGAACCGGCTGGTTCACTGGCAACGGGTCAGCCAGGGTACCGTGGATCAGACTCCGGTCTATCCCCGGGAAATCCTGCGCTTGGTTCTGCAGCACCAGGCCAGTGGGCTGATCCTGGTTCACAATCATCCCGGCGGAGATCCGAAGCCTTCGGTCCAGGACCAGGAGTTGACCAAAAAGATGCAACGCGCGGCTCAGGAGATGGACATTCGCGTTTTAGACCATATAGTGGTCACGGACCACGACTATTTCAGCTTTCAAGCCCAGGGGCTGCTGTGA
- a CDS encoding acylphosphatase, producing MNILHAHVRGRVQGVYFRGWTRSQAQRLELSGWVRNLRDGRVEVLARGDEAALRELEKLLWQGPSFSRVDDVAVSAVTEEELTPEGFHIAPTV from the coding sequence GTGAACATCTTGCATGCCCATGTACGTGGACGGGTCCAGGGGGTGTATTTTCGAGGCTGGACCCGGAGCCAAGCCCAGCGTTTGGAACTCAGCGGCTGGGTGCGCAATCTCCGGGACGGACGGGTGGAGGTTCTGGCCCGGGGCGATGAAGCGGCGTTGCGGGAGCTGGAGAAACTGCTCTGGCAAGGACCTTCCTTCAGCCGGGTGGACGACGTCGCGGTCTCGGCCGTCACGGAGGAAGAGCTAACCCCGGAGGGCTTTCATATCGCCCCGACGGTGTAA
- the lon gene encoding endopeptidase La, which translates to MSTKNEKHQLDVVGDSEEQEAHVKHGSEVEPVSESEDRDGGSVGQEMPKHVPLLPVRDVVVFNYMILPLFVGRERSINAVDAALNSNRHILISTQKEEKTDDPGPEEVHSVGTLATIMRMLKMPDGRLKVLVQGVTRARITGYVQNDPFHMVEIEPIEEGEVREPSPQLEAMVRTAREQSEKILSLRGIASPDVLAVLNSVEEPGRLADLIASNLRMKIEDAQEILACEDPVQRLALVNKQLIKEAEVAEMQAKIQSMAKEGMDKAQREFFLREQLKAIRKELGDSAEGEEDIEELRTALKKAGLPKEVRKEADKQLKRLESMHPESSEATVIRTYLDWLVELPWKKLSKDQLIIQKAKTVLDDDHYGLDKVKDRILEYLSVRKLNPDMKGPILCFVGPPGVGKTSLGRSIASSLGRKFVRMSLGGIRDEAEIRGHRRTYIGSMPGRIIQSIKQAGTRNPVIMLDEVDKVGTDFRGDPSSALLEVLDPEQNSTFSDHYLNVPFDLSKVMFICTANVLDTIPSALLDRMEVIRIPGYTEAEKIKIARRYLLPRQIKENGLKPEDVVISDQILSKMIREYTREAGLRNLERELGSVCRKLARKVAEGESGSFTVTARMLNKLLGVARFLENEKDKELYPGVALGLAWTPVGGEVLHVEVSTMPGKGKLILTGQLGDVMKESAQAALSIARNRAGTLGLEPDFAEKNDIHIHVPAGATPKDGPSAGVTLVTALFSALTNTPARNDLAMTGEITLRGRVMPVGGIKEKILAAVAHGLKVVLIPAQNKKDLQEVPADLLRKIKVRYVEHVDEIWPLVVSKEKT; encoded by the coding sequence ATGAGTACGAAAAACGAAAAACACCAATTGGACGTCGTCGGCGATTCCGAAGAGCAGGAAGCGCATGTGAAGCACGGGTCCGAAGTGGAGCCCGTTTCCGAATCCGAGGATCGAGACGGAGGCAGTGTGGGGCAGGAGATGCCCAAGCACGTTCCGCTATTGCCGGTGCGGGACGTGGTCGTTTTTAATTACATGATCCTGCCGCTGTTTGTGGGCCGGGAGCGATCCATCAACGCAGTGGACGCGGCCCTGAACAGCAACCGGCATATTTTGATTTCCACCCAGAAAGAGGAGAAGACCGACGACCCCGGGCCGGAGGAAGTTCACTCCGTGGGCACCCTGGCCACGATCATGCGCATGCTCAAGATGCCCGACGGTCGCTTGAAGGTGCTGGTTCAGGGCGTGACCCGGGCCCGGATCACCGGTTACGTGCAGAACGATCCGTTCCACATGGTGGAGATCGAGCCCATTGAGGAGGGTGAGGTCCGCGAGCCATCGCCGCAACTGGAGGCCATGGTCCGCACGGCCAGGGAGCAGAGCGAGAAGATTCTCTCCCTGCGCGGCATCGCCTCTCCGGACGTGTTGGCCGTGTTGAACAGCGTGGAGGAACCGGGCCGACTGGCGGACCTGATTGCCTCCAATCTGCGAATGAAGATCGAAGACGCCCAGGAAATCCTGGCCTGCGAGGACCCGGTTCAACGCCTGGCCCTGGTCAACAAGCAGTTGATCAAGGAGGCCGAGGTCGCGGAGATGCAGGCCAAGATCCAGAGCATGGCCAAGGAGGGCATGGACAAAGCCCAGCGGGAATTTTTCCTGCGCGAGCAGCTCAAGGCCATTCGCAAGGAGTTGGGCGACTCCGCGGAAGGGGAAGAGGATATTGAGGAACTGCGCACGGCCCTGAAAAAGGCCGGATTGCCCAAGGAGGTGCGCAAGGAGGCGGACAAGCAGCTCAAGCGGCTGGAGTCCATGCATCCGGAGTCCTCGGAAGCCACGGTGATCCGGACGTATCTGGACTGGCTCGTGGAATTGCCCTGGAAAAAGCTGTCCAAGGACCAGTTGATCATTCAAAAGGCCAAGACCGTCCTGGACGACGACCACTACGGCCTGGACAAGGTCAAGGACCGCATTTTGGAATACCTGAGCGTACGCAAGCTCAACCCGGACATGAAGGGGCCGATTTTGTGCTTTGTCGGCCCTCCCGGCGTGGGCAAGACCTCCCTGGGGCGATCCATCGCCAGTTCCCTGGGCCGTAAGTTCGTGCGGATGTCCCTGGGCGGCATTCGGGACGAGGCCGAAATCCGCGGCCACCGCCGGACCTACATCGGCTCCATGCCCGGACGGATCATCCAGAGCATCAAGCAGGCCGGGACCCGCAATCCGGTGATCATGCTGGACGAGGTGGACAAAGTGGGCACGGACTTTCGCGGCGACCCGTCATCGGCCTTGCTGGAAGTCCTGGACCCGGAGCAGAACTCCACCTTCAGCGACCACTACCTGAACGTACCGTTCGATTTGTCCAAGGTCATGTTCATCTGCACGGCCAACGTCCTGGACACCATCCCCTCGGCCCTGCTGGACCGGATGGAGGTGATCCGCATCCCCGGATACACCGAGGCCGAGAAGATCAAGATCGCCAGGCGCTACCTGCTTCCCAGGCAGATCAAGGAAAACGGCCTCAAACCCGAAGACGTGGTCATCTCCGACCAGATCCTCAGCAAGATGATCCGCGAATACACCCGGGAGGCCGGATTGCGGAACCTGGAGCGGGAGCTGGGCTCGGTCTGCCGCAAGCTGGCCCGCAAGGTGGCCGAGGGCGAATCCGGATCGTTCACGGTCACGGCCAGGATGCTGAACAAGCTCTTGGGAGTCGCCCGGTTTCTGGAGAATGAAAAGGACAAGGAACTCTATCCCGGCGTGGCCCTGGGCTTAGCCTGGACCCCGGTGGGCGGCGAGGTGCTGCACGTGGAGGTTTCCACCATGCCCGGAAAGGGCAAACTGATTCTGACCGGACAGCTGGGCGACGTGATGAAGGAAAGCGCCCAGGCCGCCCTGAGCATTGCCCGCAACCGGGCCGGAACCCTGGGATTGGAGCCGGATTTCGCTGAAAAGAACGACATCCATATCCATGTCCCGGCCGGGGCTACGCCCAAGGACGGCCCGTCCGCCGGCGTCACCCTGGTCACGGCCCTGTTCTCGGCCCTGACCAACACACCGGCCAGGAACGATCTGGCCATGACCGGAGAGATCACCCTGCGCGGGCGGGTGATGCCCGTGGGCGGGATCAAGGAAAAGATCCTCGCCGCCGTGGCCCACGGTCTGAAAGTCGTGCTGATTCCGGCTCAGAACAAGAAAGACCTGCAGGAAGTCCCCGCCGACCTGCTGCGCAAGATCAAGGTCCGGTACGTGGAGCACGTGGACGAAATCTGGCCCCTGGTCGTTTCGAAAGAGAAAACGTAG
- a CDS encoding two-component system sensor histidine kinase NtrB has translation MTWFPTDRIDCPHFLRDLLTSSPQALFVCEPDGVILVANPGTETMFGHGAQSMTGKRLSMLFTPEDQDILYPNLLHLVEEKGAVDEQAMLLRRSGTRFMAMLHLRGYEHPRGRLLLAHILDIDHEKQMEKLLQEIGYQDLLRVANGVGHEIRNPLLIIGGYLRKMYTSCKTTDEDDTSYHCILDNLKKIENIVRKIDFFTNPPKPAFFSAPAELVVEMGVSIFSEKLEASGVRCLIEVEPANLLMDQNLISRTLSILMENAADALHDGGEIRVTGATREPWYVFSVQDTGPGIPEADIASIFQPFFSTKTHSAGIDLAILKRIVDSHQGKVEVFSNVDKGTRFDLFLPLERRRLIRRENLAERASPSELD, from the coding sequence ATGACGTGGTTTCCCACGGACCGGATCGACTGTCCGCACTTCCTGCGCGACCTGCTGACGTCCTCGCCCCAGGCCCTATTCGTCTGCGAACCCGACGGCGTCATCCTCGTCGCCAATCCCGGGACGGAGACCATGTTCGGCCACGGGGCGCAAAGCATGACCGGCAAGCGGCTGAGCATGCTCTTCACTCCCGAGGATCAGGACATTCTGTATCCGAACCTGTTGCACCTGGTCGAGGAAAAAGGGGCCGTGGACGAACAGGCCATGCTGCTTCGCCGCAGCGGAACCCGATTCATGGCCATGCTCCATTTGCGTGGATACGAGCATCCACGGGGCCGTCTGCTTCTGGCCCATATCCTGGACATTGACCACGAAAAGCAAATGGAAAAGCTCCTTCAGGAGATCGGCTACCAAGATCTGCTCCGGGTGGCCAACGGAGTGGGCCATGAAATCCGCAACCCCTTGCTGATCATCGGCGGCTATCTGCGCAAGATGTATACCTCCTGCAAGACCACGGACGAAGACGACACCTCCTACCACTGCATCCTGGACAACCTGAAGAAGATCGAAAACATCGTTCGCAAGATCGATTTCTTCACCAACCCGCCCAAACCGGCCTTCTTTTCCGCGCCGGCGGAACTGGTGGTGGAGATGGGCGTCTCGATCTTTTCCGAAAAATTGGAGGCCTCCGGGGTGCGCTGCCTGATCGAAGTGGAACCCGCTAACCTGCTCATGGACCAGAACCTGATCTCCAGAACCCTGTCCATCCTCATGGAAAACGCCGCGGACGCGCTCCATGACGGAGGAGAAATCCGGGTTACGGGAGCAACCCGTGAACCGTGGTACGTGTTCAGCGTTCAGGACACCGGCCCCGGCATTCCGGAAGCGGATATCGCCTCGATCTTCCAACCTTTTTTCAGCACCAAAACCCACAGCGCCGGCATCGACTTGGCCATTCTCAAGCGCATCGTGGACAGCCATCAAGGCAAGGTTGAAGTTTTCTCGAACGTTGATAAAGGTACGCGCTTCGACCTGTTCCTCCCCCTTGAACGCCGACGCCTGATCCGCCGCGAGAACCTCGCGGAGCGTGCATCACCCAGCGAACTGGATTGA